The following proteins are co-located in the Labrys monachus genome:
- a CDS encoding MFS transporter, which translates to MPPPIEDGLPLIRQSNFVLFWSARVLSTSCFQIVSVVIGWQIYALTSSTFDLGLVGLCQFLPMLLLTLPAGHIADRFDRRVVVRTCQLVEGMTAAGLALASWSGVISPHVIFAAAVLVGACRTFEAPTVAALLPMVVSPSILPKALALSVSAIQTATIIGPAFGGLLYIAGPGLAYIAVGLLYLVAAALVSSLRILVPPAPRETQTLRSVFSGFGFIRSRPVILGAISLDMVAVLLGGATALLPVYARDILHTNSLGLGVLRASPALGALATSLVLARWPMERHVGLKMFGAVATFGFATMVFGASSWFPLSMLALSVMGAADVVSVVVRSTLVQLGTPDAMRGRVSAVNSMFVGTSNQLGEFESGMTATLFGTVPAVVLGGAGTVIVALAWSRLFPALRRADGFPRRSA; encoded by the coding sequence ATGCCTCCCCCTATCGAGGATGGGCTCCCGCTCATCCGCCAGAGCAATTTTGTCCTGTTCTGGTCGGCCCGTGTCCTGTCGACCAGCTGTTTCCAGATCGTCTCCGTCGTCATCGGCTGGCAGATCTACGCGCTGACCAGCAGCACCTTCGACCTCGGCCTGGTGGGTCTGTGCCAGTTCCTGCCGATGCTGCTGCTCACCCTTCCCGCCGGCCATATCGCCGACCGCTTCGACCGGCGCGTGGTGGTCCGCACCTGCCAGCTCGTCGAAGGGATGACGGCGGCGGGCCTGGCGCTCGCCTCCTGGTCCGGCGTCATCAGTCCCCATGTCATCTTCGCCGCCGCGGTGCTCGTCGGCGCCTGCCGCACCTTCGAGGCGCCGACCGTGGCCGCTCTCCTGCCGATGGTGGTGAGCCCGTCGATCCTTCCCAAGGCCCTGGCGCTCTCGGTCTCCGCCATCCAGACCGCCACCATCATCGGTCCGGCCTTCGGCGGCCTCCTCTACATCGCGGGACCGGGCCTGGCCTATATCGCCGTCGGCCTGCTCTACCTCGTCGCGGCGGCGCTGGTCTCCTCGCTGAGGATCCTAGTGCCGCCCGCTCCCCGCGAGACGCAGACGCTGCGTTCGGTGTTCTCGGGCTTCGGCTTCATCCGCAGCCGGCCGGTCATCCTCGGCGCCATCTCGCTGGACATGGTGGCGGTGCTGCTCGGCGGCGCCACGGCCCTGCTGCCGGTCTATGCGCGCGACATCCTCCACACCAATTCCCTCGGCCTCGGCGTCCTGCGCGCCTCGCCTGCCCTGGGCGCCCTGGCGACATCGCTGGTGCTGGCGCGCTGGCCGATGGAACGGCATGTCGGCCTGAAGATGTTCGGGGCGGTGGCGACCTTCGGCTTCGCCACCATGGTGTTCGGCGCCTCCTCCTGGTTTCCCCTCTCGATGCTCGCGCTGAGCGTGATGGGGGCGGCGGACGTGGTCAGCGTCGTCGTTCGCAGCACGCTGGTCCAGCTCGGCACGCCCGACGCGATGCGCGGGCGGGTCAGCGCGGTCAATTCCATGTTCGTCGGCACCTCGAACCAGCTCGGCGAGTTCGAATCCGGCATGACGGCGACCCTGTTCGGCACGGTTCCCGCGGTCGTCCTCGGCGGCGCGGGAACCGTGATCGTCGCGCTGGCCTGGTCGCGGCTGTTTCCGGCGCTGCGGCGTGCCGACGGCTTTCCGCGCAGGAGCGCCTGA
- the thiD gene encoding bifunctional hydroxymethylpyrimidine kinase/phosphomethylpyrimidine kinase, translated as MTAVALTIAGSDSGGGAGIQADLKTFAALGVYGTSAITAVTAQNTMGVRAVHLVPPGMVAAQIAAVLDDFDVRAVKIGLVPAAAHVAEIADGLARRSVPVVLDPVMIASSGHRLMDADAVRALRERLLPRVACLTPNLPEAAALTGRDLAAGEAEMEAQGRALLAFGPQAVLVKGGHAGLGEAVDLLVSAQGVIRFAGAWIDSPNLHGTGCTLSSAIAAGLARGLLLEEAVERAKAYLTAAIAAGAGRRLGRGSGPLDHWPDRARQG; from the coding sequence ATGACGGCGGTCGCCCTCACCATCGCGGGGTCGGATTCGGGCGGCGGCGCCGGCATCCAGGCCGATCTCAAGACCTTTGCCGCGCTGGGCGTCTACGGCACCAGCGCGATAACGGCGGTCACGGCGCAGAACACCATGGGCGTGCGCGCCGTGCATCTCGTTCCGCCCGGGATGGTGGCGGCCCAGATCGCGGCGGTGCTCGACGATTTCGACGTGCGCGCCGTCAAGATCGGGCTGGTGCCGGCTGCCGCCCATGTCGCCGAGATCGCCGACGGCCTGGCGCGCCGTTCCGTCCCGGTCGTGCTCGATCCGGTGATGATCGCCTCGTCGGGCCACCGGCTGATGGACGCCGACGCCGTCCGGGCCCTGCGGGAGCGCCTGCTGCCGCGGGTCGCCTGCCTGACGCCGAACCTGCCGGAAGCCGCCGCCCTCACGGGGCGGGACCTCGCCGCCGGCGAGGCCGAGATGGAGGCGCAGGGGCGGGCGCTGCTCGCCTTCGGCCCGCAGGCGGTCCTCGTCAAGGGCGGCCATGCGGGTCTCGGCGAGGCGGTGGACCTGCTGGTCTCCGCGCAGGGCGTCATCCGCTTCGCCGGCGCCTGGATCGACAGCCCCAACCTCCACGGCACGGGCTGCACGCTGTCCTCCGCCATCGCCGCGGGCCTGGCGCGCGGTCTTCTCCTCGAGGAGGCCGTCGAACGCGCCAAGGCCTATCTCACCGCCGCCATCGCGGCCGGGGCCGGGCGCCGGCTCGGACGCGGCTCGGGACCCCTGGACCACTGGCCGGACCGGGCCCGGCAGGGATAA
- a CDS encoding ABC transporter ATP-binding protein — protein sequence MALLEISNLSVEFQVRHGSFRAVDGISLALDAGEIVSIVGESGSGKSVAMLALMGLLPKTARVTADRLAFDGRDLARITARERRGIIGKDMAMIFQEPMSSLNPCFTVGFQLIEAIRAHMPLSRRQSRDRAVELLAAVGITDPARRLSAFPHQMSGGMSQRVMIAMAIACNPKLLIADEPTTALDVTIQAQILDLLIGLQKERGMAVVLITHDMGVVAETAHRVVVQYAGQQVEMADTPALFHNPRHPYTAALLAALPERATTRVLASIPGVVPGPYDRPAGCLFSPRCDFAVDACRAAPPGRAGAAFNHALCIRPLDHGAPAELDTAS from the coding sequence ATGGCCCTGCTCGAAATCAGCAATCTCAGCGTCGAGTTTCAGGTCCGCCACGGCTCGTTCCGCGCCGTCGACGGCATCTCGCTGGCGCTGGATGCCGGCGAGATCGTCTCGATCGTCGGCGAATCCGGTTCGGGCAAATCGGTGGCGATGCTGGCGCTGATGGGCCTTTTACCGAAGACGGCGCGCGTCACCGCCGACAGGCTCGCCTTCGACGGGCGCGACCTCGCCCGCATCACGGCGCGCGAGCGGCGAGGGATCATCGGCAAGGACATGGCGATGATCTTCCAGGAGCCGATGAGCTCGCTCAATCCGTGCTTCACCGTCGGGTTCCAGCTCATCGAGGCGATCCGCGCCCATATGCCGCTCTCGCGCCGGCAGAGCCGCGACCGCGCGGTCGAGCTCCTCGCCGCCGTCGGCATCACCGATCCGGCGCGGCGCCTTTCGGCCTTCCCGCACCAGATGTCCGGCGGCATGAGCCAGCGGGTGATGATCGCCATGGCGATCGCCTGCAATCCCAAGCTCCTCATCGCCGACGAGCCCACCACCGCCCTCGACGTGACCATCCAGGCCCAGATCCTCGACCTCCTGATCGGCCTGCAGAAGGAGCGCGGCATGGCCGTGGTGCTGATCACCCACGACATGGGGGTCGTCGCCGAGACGGCGCATCGCGTCGTCGTGCAATATGCCGGCCAGCAGGTGGAGATGGCCGACACTCCGGCGCTCTTCCACAATCCCCGCCATCCCTACACCGCCGCTTTGCTCGCGGCCCTGCCCGAGCGGGCGACCACCCGCGTGCTCGCCTCCATCCCCGGCGTGGTGCCGGGCCCCTATGACCGGCCGGCCGGCTGCCTGTTCTCCCCGCGCTGCGACTTCGCCGTCGACGCCTGCCGGGCCGCCCCGCCCGGACGGGCGGGCGCCGCCTTCAACCATGCCCTGTGCATCCGGCCGCTCGACCACGGGGCGCCGGCCGAGCTGGACACCGCATCATGA
- a CDS encoding dipeptide ABC transporter ATP-binding protein — MNAAASPALVEARDLTRFYDARRGMFGATAVVRALAGVSFTLQARKTLAVVGESGCGKSTLARLITMIETPSSGELKIGGVDVTLASAAQRKALRREIQIVFQNPFGSLNPRQTIGKALEEPLLVNTAMRAAERREAALAMMRRVGLRPEQAQRYPHMFSGGQRQRIAIARALMLHPKILVLDEPVSALDVSVRAQVLNLLGELQAEFGLAYIFISHDLSVVRHIADDVMVMYLGRAVEMGSREALFSAPQHPYTRALMAATPQADPDRVRERIVLQGELPSPFAPPPGCAFNPRCPLAQPHCRAERPELEMKHGRRVACFEV; from the coding sequence ATGAACGCAGCGGCTTCCCCGGCGCTGGTCGAGGCGCGCGACCTCACCCGCTTCTACGACGCTCGCCGCGGCATGTTCGGGGCCACCGCCGTGGTGCGGGCGCTCGCCGGGGTGAGCTTCACCCTGCAGGCCCGCAAGACCCTGGCGGTGGTCGGCGAATCCGGTTGCGGCAAGTCGACGCTCGCCCGGCTCATCACCATGATCGAAACGCCATCGTCGGGCGAATTGAAGATCGGCGGGGTCGACGTGACGCTGGCGAGCGCCGCCCAGCGCAAGGCGCTCCGGCGCGAGATCCAGATCGTGTTCCAGAACCCGTTCGGCTCGCTCAATCCGCGCCAGACCATCGGCAAAGCGCTCGAGGAGCCGCTGCTCGTCAACACCGCCATGCGGGCGGCCGAGCGGCGCGAGGCGGCCTTGGCGATGATGCGGCGGGTGGGCCTCCGGCCGGAGCAGGCGCAGCGCTATCCGCACATGTTCTCGGGCGGCCAGCGCCAGCGCATCGCCATCGCCCGCGCTTTGATGCTGCACCCGAAGATCCTCGTGCTCGACGAGCCGGTCTCGGCGCTCGACGTCTCCGTCCGCGCCCAGGTGCTCAACCTCCTCGGCGAATTGCAGGCCGAATTCGGCCTCGCCTACATCTTCATCAGCCACGACCTATCGGTGGTGCGCCATATCGCCGACGACGTGATGGTGATGTATCTCGGCCGCGCCGTCGAGATGGGCAGCCGAGAAGCGCTGTTCTCCGCGCCGCAGCATCCCTATACGCGCGCGCTGATGGCCGCGACCCCGCAGGCCGATCCCGACCGCGTGCGCGAGCGCATCGTGCTGCAGGGCGAGCTGCCCTCGCCCTTCGCCCCGCCGCCCGGCTGCGCGTTCAACCCGCGATGCCCGCTGGCGCAGCCCCATTGTCGCGCCGAACGCCCGGAGCTCGAGATGAAGCACGGGCGACGGGTGGCGTGCTTCGAAGTGTGA
- the thiS gene encoding sulfur carrier protein ThiS: MTLIINGEARDVAAPSLAALLEALELDAAVVATAVNGRFVRRADRMVTLLAEGDAIEILAPMQGG; the protein is encoded by the coding sequence ATGACCCTGATCATCAACGGCGAAGCGCGTGACGTCGCCGCGCCTTCACTCGCCGCGCTCCTCGAAGCGCTCGAGCTCGATGCCGCCGTGGTCGCCACCGCGGTGAACGGCCGCTTCGTGCGGCGCGCCGACAGGATGGTGACGCTTCTCGCCGAGGGCGACGCGATCGAAATCCTCGCGCCGATGCAGGGAGGATGA
- the thiO gene encoding glycine oxidase ThiO — protein sequence MRVVVIGAGVAGLVAALECAERGAEVEILERSPALGGAAASWLAGGMLAPWCERESAEPAVLERGQAALDWWPRHVPQTVRRGTLVVAPHRDEGELARFARRTLDHERVDEAAIAALEPDLAGRFRQGLFFAREAHLDPRLALAVLVEALARRGAAIRYGVEADPQAAVADAVLDCRGFAARRDLADLRGVRGEMVVVRTADIALSRPVRFLHPRMPLYVVPREGGLFMIGATMIESDRQGPPTVRSILELLNGAFALHPAFGEAEVVETGAGIRPAFPDNLPRLTRQGRVLALNGLFRHGFLLSPALAREAADLILPDPEVSHDPDHQRRSA from the coding sequence GTGCGCGTCGTCGTGATCGGGGCCGGGGTCGCGGGCCTCGTCGCCGCGCTCGAATGCGCCGAGCGCGGGGCCGAGGTCGAGATCCTCGAACGCAGCCCGGCCTTGGGCGGGGCGGCGGCTTCCTGGCTCGCCGGCGGCATGCTCGCACCCTGGTGCGAGCGGGAGAGCGCCGAGCCCGCGGTGCTGGAGCGCGGGCAGGCCGCCCTCGACTGGTGGCCGCGCCATGTGCCGCAGACCGTCCGGCGCGGCACGCTGGTGGTGGCGCCGCATCGCGACGAGGGCGAGCTCGCCCGCTTCGCGCGGCGTACCCTCGACCATGAGCGGGTGGACGAGGCGGCCATCGCCGCGCTCGAGCCCGACCTCGCCGGCCGCTTCCGCCAGGGCCTGTTCTTCGCCCGCGAGGCGCATCTCGACCCGCGCCTCGCGCTCGCCGTCCTGGTGGAGGCGCTGGCGCGGCGCGGGGCCGCCATCCGCTATGGCGTCGAGGCCGACCCCCAGGCGGCGGTTGCCGACGCGGTGCTCGACTGCCGGGGCTTCGCGGCCCGCCGGGACCTGGCGGATCTTCGCGGCGTGCGGGGCGAGATGGTGGTGGTGCGGACCGCCGACATCGCTCTGTCGCGTCCGGTCCGTTTCCTCCATCCGCGCATGCCGCTCTATGTGGTGCCGCGCGAGGGCGGGCTGTTCATGATCGGCGCGACCATGATCGAGAGCGACCGGCAGGGGCCGCCGACGGTGCGTTCCATCCTCGAACTGCTCAACGGCGCCTTCGCCCTGCATCCGGCCTTCGGCGAGGCGGAGGTCGTCGAGACCGGCGCGGGCATCCGCCCCGCCTTCCCGGACAACCTGCCGCGCCTCACGCGCCAAGGCCGTGTCCTCGCCCTCAACGGGCTGTTCCGCCACGGCTTCCTTTTGTCGCCCGCGCTGGCGCGCGAGGCGGCCGATCTCATCCTCCCGGACCCGGAGGTCAGCCATGACCCTGATCATCAACGGCGAAGCGCGTGA
- a CDS encoding outer membrane protein: MKMRLALAALLLTSTSAFAADLAPQSVEPAAPMPVAPVFSWTGFYAGVHAGAVFGDAKASDPALGARAKFNSTGFIGGAHAGYNEEFDNNVVIGLEGDIDYTSLSKTTTETVDSVSGSAKFKSDWQGSVRARAGYAFDRILPYVTGGVAFGDEKLSVDIPGIGSDSSSKTRVGWTAGGGVEYAIDQNWIVRGEVRYTDFGKQNVNILGDRVKTRFNETTTELGVSYKF, from the coding sequence ATGAAAATGCGTTTGGCCCTTGCAGCCTTGCTGCTCACCTCGACCTCGGCTTTTGCGGCTGATCTCGCCCCTCAGTCGGTCGAGCCGGCGGCTCCGATGCCCGTCGCACCCGTCTTCAGCTGGACCGGCTTCTACGCCGGTGTTCACGCCGGCGCCGTGTTCGGCGATGCCAAGGCCAGCGATCCGGCTCTTGGCGCCCGGGCGAAGTTCAACAGCACCGGCTTCATCGGCGGCGCCCATGCCGGCTACAATGAGGAATTCGACAACAATGTCGTGATCGGCCTCGAAGGCGACATCGACTACACCAGCCTGTCGAAGACGACCACGGAGACCGTCGACAGCGTGTCGGGCTCGGCCAAGTTCAAGAGCGACTGGCAGGGTTCGGTCCGTGCCCGCGCCGGCTATGCCTTCGACCGCATCCTGCCCTACGTCACCGGCGGCGTCGCCTTCGGCGATGAGAAGCTCAGCGTCGATATTCCCGGCATCGGTTCCGATTCGTCGAGCAAGACCCGTGTCGGCTGGACGGCCGGCGGCGGCGTCGAATACGCCATCGACCAGAACTGGATCGTGCGCGGCGAAGTCCGTTACACCGACTTCGGCAAGCAGAACGTCAACATCCTCGGCGACCGGGTGAAGACCCGCTTCAACGAGACCACGACCGAGCTGGGCGTCAGCTACAAGTTCTGA
- a CDS encoding thiamine phosphate synthase, translated as MILRLDPFYPVVDSAGWVARLVEAGTRLVQLRVKDRPPGDTLAEIRRALALCHAAGAQLVVNDHWQAAIEAGADFVHLGQGDLDTADLPAIRRAGLRLGVSTHDHAELERGLSADPDYVALGPIYPTTLKVMPFAPQGLGRIGEWKRLIGDRPLVAIGGITLERAPLCFEAGADCLALVSDVTGHADPASRIRAWIAATRGRSA; from the coding sequence ATGATCCTCCGTCTCGATCCCTTCTATCCGGTCGTCGACAGCGCCGGCTGGGTCGCACGCCTCGTCGAGGCGGGCACCCGCCTGGTCCAGTTGCGCGTCAAGGACCGGCCGCCCGGCGACACCCTGGCCGAGATCCGCCGGGCGCTCGCGCTCTGCCATGCCGCTGGGGCGCAACTCGTCGTCAACGATCATTGGCAGGCGGCGATCGAGGCCGGCGCCGATTTCGTGCATCTGGGGCAGGGCGATCTCGATACGGCGGATCTCCCGGCGATCCGCAGGGCGGGGCTGCGCCTCGGCGTCAGCACCCATGACCATGCCGAGCTGGAGCGGGGCCTGTCGGCCGATCCCGATTACGTCGCCCTCGGCCCGATCTATCCCACCACGCTGAAGGTGATGCCCTTTGCGCCGCAGGGGCTCGGCCGCATCGGCGAATGGAAGCGCCTGATCGGCGACCGCCCGCTCGTCGCCATCGGCGGCATCACGCTCGAGCGTGCCCCGCTCTGCTTCGAAGCGGGCGCCGACTGCCTCGCTCTGGTCAGCGACGTCACCGGCCACGCCGACCCGGCATCGCGCATCCGCGCCTGGATCGCCGCCACCCGCGGGCGGTCGGCGTGA
- a CDS encoding thiazole synthase, producing MIDPLDFYGTRLSSRLLLGTAQYPSPAILAEAVRGSGAGIVTVSLRRESGALRSGQDFWQFIRGLGARILPNTAGCHSVKEAVTTAQMAREVFGIGWIKLEVIGEADTLQPDVFGLVEAARILSADGFEVFPYTTEDLVVAERLVEAGCRVLMPWGAPIGSGRGLNNVFGLRAMRAHFPGIPLVVDAGIGTPSQAAAAMELGYDAVLLNTAVAKAGDPALMARAFAMAIEAGRLAFRADPMEPRDMAVPSTPVLGKALLA from the coding sequence ATGATCGACCCTCTCGACTTCTACGGCACCCGCCTGTCCTCGCGCCTGCTGCTCGGCACGGCGCAATATCCTTCGCCTGCCATCCTCGCCGAGGCGGTGCGCGGCTCGGGCGCCGGCATCGTCACCGTGTCGCTGCGCCGCGAATCGGGCGCGCTGCGCAGCGGCCAGGACTTCTGGCAGTTCATCCGCGGGCTCGGCGCCCGCATCCTGCCCAACACCGCCGGGTGCCATTCGGTCAAGGAGGCGGTGACGACGGCGCAGATGGCCCGTGAGGTCTTCGGGATCGGCTGGATCAAGCTCGAAGTGATCGGTGAGGCGGACACGCTGCAGCCCGACGTGTTCGGCCTGGTCGAGGCCGCCCGCATCCTCTCGGCCGACGGCTTCGAGGTGTTTCCCTACACCACCGAGGATCTCGTGGTGGCGGAGCGCCTGGTCGAGGCCGGCTGCCGCGTGCTGATGCCCTGGGGCGCGCCGATCGGCAGCGGGCGCGGCCTCAACAACGTCTTCGGCCTCAGGGCGATGCGCGCGCATTTTCCCGGCATTCCGCTCGTCGTCGATGCCGGCATCGGCACGCCGTCCCAGGCCGCGGCGGCGATGGAACTCGGCTACGATGCCGTCCTGCTCAACACCGCCGTCGCCAAGGCGGGCGATCCCGCCTTGATGGCACGCGCCTTCGCCATGGCGATCGAAGCGGGGCGCCTGGCCTTCCGCGCCGATCCGATGGAGCCGCGCGACATGGCGGTGCCCTCCACACCCGTGCTCGGAAAGGCGCTGCTGGCATGA
- the recD2 gene encoding SF1B family DNA helicase RecD2, whose amino-acid sequence MSRRNIHLDNSAAPAHGAAMRSPSFRRDSTPVSAEDVPADLAISGIIDRVTYHKPETGFAVLKVKVKGRKDLATVLGRLASVAPGEKLEATGRWSVDPERGLQFKAETIATQPPASASGIERYLASGFVRGIGQETAKKLVAAFGKDTLKVLDTEPERLDTVEGLTPQRVRLIREGWTAQQGFRDVLLFLTEHGLGPNRAANVQKTLGSGAIELIKADPYRLSREIKGFDFHTADQFALSLGRDREDPSRLSAGLLWALGDGASNGHCGLPREVLFERAARMLDVDEYLLNEAASELLKAKAVIGDTIEGVPAYFLPSLWHAEETVAARLKQMAGGTPPWRQDGLAEAVLTAEARTGKRLAPAQALAVESALASRLLVITGGPGVGKTTIIDTILRALDRKEVTIALCAPTGRAAKRMAESTGLEAKTIHRLLEIDPVSATFRRQKSYPLDADLVIADEASMIDIELMRALLDALSPRAALVLVGDADQLPSVGPGQVLADVIASGAVPVVRLTEVFRQAESSRIIAAAHAVNHGEVPEGARSPEEGDFFVVDMASAEDGANKIVDIVTRRLPRRFELDPVRDIQVLTPMNKGPLGSQALTQVLREMLNPAREGAIIRDSGTFAPRDKVMQIDNDYDREIFNGDIGFVTRTDPKLGQLTVSFDGREVHYTAAQLDSLVPAYATTIHKAQGSEYPAVVVVIANGHYPMLARNLLYTAITRGKRLVVVVADRRALRMAAEDAMGRRRWTRLREKLAAS is encoded by the coding sequence GTGTCGCGCCGGAACATCCATCTCGACAATTCCGCCGCGCCTGCCCATGGTGCGGCCATGCGCAGCCCCAGCTTCAGACGCGATTCGACCCCGGTTTCCGCTGAGGACGTTCCGGCCGATCTCGCCATCTCGGGCATCATCGACCGGGTGACCTATCACAAGCCGGAGACCGGCTTCGCCGTGCTCAAGGTCAAGGTGAAGGGGCGCAAGGATCTCGCCACCGTGCTCGGGCGCCTGGCTTCGGTGGCGCCCGGCGAGAAGCTGGAGGCCACCGGGCGCTGGAGCGTCGACCCGGAACGCGGCCTCCAGTTCAAGGCCGAGACCATCGCGACGCAGCCGCCGGCGTCGGCCTCCGGCATCGAGCGCTATCTCGCCTCGGGCTTCGTGCGCGGCATCGGCCAGGAGACGGCCAAGAAGCTGGTCGCCGCCTTCGGCAAGGATACGCTCAAGGTGCTCGACACCGAGCCGGAGCGCCTCGATACCGTTGAGGGCCTCACGCCGCAGCGCGTCCGCCTCATCCGCGAGGGCTGGACGGCGCAGCAGGGCTTCCGCGACGTGCTGCTCTTCCTCACCGAGCATGGCCTCGGACCGAACCGCGCGGCGAATGTGCAGAAGACGCTCGGCTCCGGGGCGATCGAGCTGATCAAGGCCGATCCCTATCGCCTGTCGCGCGAGATCAAGGGCTTCGACTTCCACACCGCCGACCAGTTCGCGCTCAGCCTCGGGCGCGATCGCGAGGATCCTTCGCGCCTCAGCGCGGGCCTGCTCTGGGCGCTGGGCGACGGCGCGTCGAACGGCCATTGCGGCCTGCCGCGCGAGGTCCTGTTCGAGCGGGCGGCGCGCATGCTCGACGTCGACGAATATCTGCTGAACGAGGCAGCCTCGGAGCTGCTCAAGGCCAAGGCCGTCATCGGCGACACCATCGAGGGCGTGCCGGCCTATTTCCTGCCCTCGCTGTGGCATGCCGAGGAGACGGTCGCGGCGCGGCTCAAGCAGATGGCGGGCGGCACGCCGCCCTGGCGGCAGGACGGACTGGCCGAGGCCGTGCTCACCGCCGAGGCCCGCACCGGCAAGCGCCTCGCGCCGGCCCAGGCGCTCGCGGTCGAAAGCGCGCTGGCCTCGCGCCTGCTCGTCATCACCGGCGGCCCGGGCGTCGGCAAGACCACCATCATCGACACCATCCTGCGCGCCCTCGACCGCAAGGAGGTGACGATCGCGCTCTGCGCCCCGACCGGACGGGCGGCCAAACGCATGGCCGAGAGCACCGGCCTGGAAGCCAAGACCATCCACCGCCTGCTCGAAATCGATCCGGTCTCGGCGACCTTCCGCCGCCAGAAATCCTATCCGCTCGACGCCGACCTCGTGATCGCCGACGAGGCGAGCATGATCGACATCGAATTGATGCGCGCGCTGCTGGACGCGCTGTCGCCGCGCGCCGCGCTGGTCCTCGTCGGCGACGCCGACCAGCTTCCCTCGGTGGGGCCCGGGCAGGTGCTGGCGGACGTCATCGCCTCCGGCGCCGTGCCCGTCGTGCGGCTGACGGAGGTCTTCCGCCAGGCCGAGTCGAGCCGCATCATCGCCGCCGCCCATGCCGTCAACCACGGCGAGGTGCCGGAAGGCGCCAGGAGCCCGGAGGAGGGCGACTTCTTCGTCGTCGACATGGCCTCGGCCGAGGACGGGGCCAACAAGATCGTCGACATCGTCACCCGGCGCCTGCCGCGCCGCTTCGAGCTCGATCCCGTGCGCGACATCCAGGTGCTGACGCCGATGAACAAGGGGCCGCTCGGCTCGCAGGCGCTGACCCAGGTTCTGCGCGAGATGCTCAATCCCGCGCGCGAAGGCGCGATCATCCGCGATTCCGGCACGTTCGCGCCGCGTGACAAGGTCATGCAGATCGACAACGACTACGACCGGGAAATCTTCAACGGCGACATCGGCTTCGTCACCCGCACCGATCCGAAGCTCGGCCAGCTCACCGTCTCCTTCGACGGGCGCGAGGTGCATTACACCGCCGCGCAGCTCGACAGCCTCGTGCCCGCCTATGCCACCACCATCCACAAGGCGCAGGGCTCCGAATACCCTGCCGTGGTGGTGGTGATCGCCAACGGCCATTATCCGATGCTCGCCCGCAACCTGCTCTACACCGCCATCACCCGCGGCAAGCGCCTCGTCGTGGTCGTCGCCGACCGGCGTGCCCTGCGCATGGCCGCCGAGGACGCGATGGGACGGCGGCGCTGGACGCGGCTGCGCGAGAAGCTGGCGGCCTCCTGA